One region of Halohasta litchfieldiae genomic DNA includes:
- a CDS encoding DUF7475 family protein — MSSIERRIELDSLTTLHWIGIFLALTTAAIHLVIGATFFPEPGGIMFLLAAGGFVGAIVLLLSNYRRRLLYVIGIPFTGIQIVAWYALNRPTGIADIGLIVVVDKLAQLALIGILITLYRWDW; from the coding sequence ATGAGCAGTATCGAGAGGCGGATTGAACTTGATTCGCTGACGACACTCCACTGGATCGGTATCTTTCTCGCACTCACAACGGCGGCCATTCATCTCGTTATCGGTGCAACGTTCTTTCCAGAACCCGGTGGTATCATGTTCCTCTTGGCTGCTGGCGGCTTTGTCGGTGCTATCGTCCTCTTGCTCAGCAACTACCGTCGACGACTGCTGTACGTCATTGGCATTCCGTTCACTGGGATTCAAATCGTCGCCTGGTACGCCCTCAACCGACCGACGGGCATCGCTGACATCGGCCTGATAGTCGTTGTCGACAAACTCGCACAACTGGCACTGATCGGTATCCTCATCACACTGTATCGGTGGGACTGGTAG
- a CDS encoding SDR family NAD(P)-dependent oxidoreductase, which translates to MTTSSGRPVVLVTGAASGIGSATAEAFANQGWTVYATDIESTFPPAVETACRCLELDVTDREQCQAVVDHVLDETGRIDVLVNNAGFAVPGPVEDVPVEASRQQFDVMVHGTHSMTQAVLPAMRDRGTGRIVMLSSVLGVAPTTGLGTYGAAKAAVESLSDSLRMELAGTGISVTLVEPAWVDTEFSGTASERLPTTERTPAYSEIYEAITDGWVVDGGPLAVSPETVASTVIEAATGDPPSDRYPVGRLGRLIAASRRPLLPTSLLDRTTRQFNRTSVTARKLWAFVSGSGDSGDASTVRLSTGHEVSVPLSTEASISGAVLSASAQGVDSLLPDSLEPVRITPNRSAITLLSVDYSRIGAGEIDPYNEVAIMIPAVPETASSRIPLLSALSGDIGGYVWQLPVTTEPACALGREIWGYPKSIAEIDISTDDRVTQTRLTVDGQRVLSLAVERLPTRSRELSLSSYTLLDDTLCKVEHTLAGRLGGRPLSSRVDWAFGDHPWGHTLAALEIGPRPLARFGGNCEFTIGIPQRLDMS; encoded by the coding sequence ATGACTACTTCCAGCGGTCGACCCGTCGTACTGGTCACCGGTGCCGCATCCGGGATCGGTTCTGCGACCGCCGAAGCGTTCGCCAATCAGGGGTGGACGGTATATGCGACCGATATCGAGTCGACGTTCCCGCCGGCGGTCGAGACCGCCTGTCGGTGTCTCGAACTCGACGTGACCGACCGCGAGCAGTGTCAGGCGGTTGTCGACCACGTGCTCGACGAGACAGGACGGATCGATGTGCTGGTCAACAACGCGGGGTTCGCCGTTCCGGGACCGGTCGAAGACGTACCCGTCGAGGCTTCACGACAGCAGTTCGATGTCATGGTCCACGGTACTCATAGCATGACACAGGCCGTGTTACCGGCGATGCGGGACCGCGGCACGGGGCGGATCGTGATGCTTTCGAGTGTGTTGGGAGTCGCCCCAACCACTGGACTCGGAACGTACGGGGCTGCCAAGGCAGCGGTCGAATCGCTGTCTGACTCGCTTCGGATGGAGTTGGCTGGGACCGGCATCTCGGTGACGCTGGTCGAGCCAGCGTGGGTCGACACCGAGTTTTCGGGCACGGCAAGCGAGCGACTCCCAACGACGGAGCGAACGCCAGCCTACAGCGAGATCTACGAAGCGATTACTGACGGGTGGGTCGTCGACGGCGGGCCGCTGGCTGTGAGTCCCGAAACGGTGGCGTCGACCGTCATTGAGGCTGCAACCGGCGATCCACCGTCGGATCGGTATCCGGTTGGCCGTCTCGGTCGATTGATTGCGGCGAGTCGACGTCCCCTTCTCCCGACGTCTCTCCTCGACAGGACAACACGGCAGTTCAATCGAACGTCGGTCACGGCACGCAAACTGTGGGCATTCGTGTCCGGAAGCGGTGATTCGGGAGACGCCTCGACAGTTCGGCTTTCGACGGGCCACGAGGTGTCGGTCCCGCTGTCGACCGAGGCCTCGATCTCGGGGGCCGTGCTCTCGGCGTCGGCTCAGGGTGTCGACTCACTGCTTCCCGACTCGTTGGAACCAGTTCGAATCACGCCCAACCGGTCGGCGATCACCCTGCTGTCGGTCGACTACAGCCGAATTGGGGCTGGCGAGATCGACCCCTACAACGAGGTGGCGATCATGATTCCGGCAGTCCCCGAGACCGCTTCGTCGAGGATTCCGCTCCTGTCGGCACTGTCGGGCGACATTGGGGGGTATGTCTGGCAACTACCGGTGACGACCGAGCCAGCCTGCGCGCTCGGCCGGGAGATCTGGGGGTATCCGAAATCCATCGCCGAAATCGATATTTCGACTGACGACCGGGTAACGCAGACACGGCTGACTGTCGACGGGCAGCGCGTGCTCTCGCTGGCGGTCGAGCGGCTGCCGACCCGGTCGCGGGAGCTGTCGCTGTCGTCCTACACGCTGTTGGACGATACGCTCTGCAAGGTGGAACACACGCTGGCGGGGAGGCTTGGAGGTCGACCACTGAGCAGTCGTGTCGACTGGGCGTTCGGTGACCATCCATGGGGGCACACGCTTGCAGCGCTGGAGATCGGCCCGCGGCCACTGGCACGGTTCGGCGGTAACTGTGAGTTCACAATTGGCATACCGCAGCGACTCGACATGAGCTGA
- the hpt gene encoding hypoxanthine/guanine phosphoribosyltransferase: MDRLRQSLLDTPITEKDGYQYFVHPISDGVPMLEPELLREITVRIVQKVDLEDVDKIVTPAAMGIHISTAVSLSTDIPVAIIRKRSYGLDGEVSLSQVTGYSESEMYINDVEAGDRVLVLDDVLSTGGTMRAILDALTEMDAEIADVLAVIKKAGDNKLDDTVYDVKTLINVDVVDGEVVIVDENGDG, translated from the coding sequence ATGGATCGTCTTCGGCAGTCGCTTCTCGACACCCCAATCACCGAAAAGGACGGCTACCAGTATTTCGTCCACCCGATTAGTGACGGCGTCCCGATGTTGGAGCCGGAACTGCTCCGAGAAATCACCGTCCGCATCGTCCAGAAAGTCGATCTGGAGGATGTCGACAAGATCGTCACCCCGGCGGCGATGGGGATTCACATCTCGACGGCAGTCTCGTTGTCGACCGATATTCCGGTCGCGATCATCCGGAAACGCTCCTACGGACTCGACGGCGAGGTCTCGCTGTCGCAGGTCACGGGGTATTCGGAATCAGAGATGTATATCAACGACGTGGAGGCCGGCGACCGTGTGCTCGTCCTCGACGACGTGTTGTCGACTGGTGGGACGATGCGGGCGATCTTGGACGCCCTGACTGAGATGGATGCCGAGATCGCCGATGTGCTCGCCGTTATTAAGAAAGCGGGTGATAACAAACTCGACGACACCGTATACGACGTGAAGACGCTGATCAACGTGGATGTCGTCGACGGCGAAGTGGTTATTGTCGACGAAAACGGCGACGGCTGA
- a CDS encoding DUF309 domain-containing protein, whose amino-acid sequence MDDHTHDPTVAPPLSGEPTGWNPETGHWEHGTLRLAVLYGVRFFNAGDFHASHDCFEDEWYNYGSGTTESAFLHGMVQVAAGAYKHFDFENDDGMRSLFETALQYLHGVPDDFYGVDVSDIRSTLRAADDDPTVLEGWQLQVDGETPTAQESDRQFLD is encoded by the coding sequence ATGGACGACCATACACACGATCCGACGGTCGCACCACCCCTCTCGGGCGAGCCGACGGGCTGGAACCCCGAAACTGGCCACTGGGAGCACGGCACCCTCCGGTTGGCAGTACTGTACGGCGTCCGCTTTTTCAATGCCGGCGACTTTCATGCCTCTCACGACTGTTTCGAGGACGAATGGTACAACTACGGCAGTGGAACCACCGAAAGCGCGTTTCTCCACGGAATGGTGCAGGTCGCCGCCGGAGCCTACAAACATTTCGACTTTGAAAACGACGACGGGATGCGGAGCCTGTTCGAAACTGCCCTCCAGTACCTCCACGGCGTCCCCGACGATTTCTACGGTGTCGACGTGAGCGATATTCGGTCGACGCTCCGGGCGGCAGACGATGACCCGACCGTGCTTGAGGGCTGGCAGCTACAGGTCGACGGCGAGACACCGACTGCACAGGAGTCCGACAGGCAGTTTCTCGACTGA
- a CDS encoding M14 family metallopeptidase, protein MRIYELGEGTPEVAVIGGIHGDEPCGPLAIERLLAEDPAVERPVKLIIANETALEAGQRYLDADLNRVFPGDADAEAHERRLAHDIAREIQGCTTLALHSTQSTPKPMGVIRSVDEVARAIYPRLPVDVLIETDSHTDGRLVEYPHTIEVECGLQGTDEAAENGYDLVRAFLAATGALPATDAKDRFDIPDPETVHVFRLQRPIPKPDGENYEVFVDNFELVSEGTAFAAVDGDSLYAESDFYPVLLSANGYEDIFGYVAEKTGHVA, encoded by the coding sequence ATGAGGATTTACGAACTCGGCGAGGGGACGCCCGAGGTCGCCGTTATCGGTGGGATTCACGGTGACGAACCGTGTGGCCCACTGGCTATCGAGCGACTCCTAGCCGAGGATCCAGCCGTCGAACGCCCGGTAAAACTTATCATCGCCAACGAGACGGCACTGGAGGCGGGCCAGCGGTATCTCGACGCGGACCTCAACCGCGTGTTTCCCGGTGACGCCGATGCCGAGGCCCACGAGCGTCGACTGGCCCACGATATCGCACGGGAGATTCAGGGCTGTACCACCCTCGCGCTCCATTCGACCCAGTCGACGCCGAAACCGATGGGCGTCATCAGATCCGTCGACGAGGTCGCACGAGCGATCTACCCCCGGCTCCCGGTCGACGTACTGATTGAGACCGACTCCCATACAGATGGTCGACTGGTCGAGTATCCACACACGATTGAGGTCGAATGCGGGCTCCAGGGGACCGATGAGGCCGCCGAAAACGGCTATGATCTGGTTCGGGCGTTTTTGGCTGCCACGGGAGCCTTACCCGCAACCGATGCCAAAGATCGATTTGATATTCCGGATCCGGAGACAGTCCATGTCTTCCGACTTCAGCGACCGATTCCGAAACCCGATGGTGAGAACTACGAGGTGTTCGTCGACAACTTCGAGTTAGTCAGCGAAGGAACGGCGTTTGCCGCCGTCGACGGCGACTCGCTGTATGCGGAGTCGGATTTTTATCCCGTACTGCTGTCAGCAAACGGCTACGAGGACATCTTCGGCTACGTTGCGGAGAAAACCGGCCACGTCGCCTAA
- a CDS encoding UPF0179 family protein — MSTVTLIGDRLAEVGREFVYRGEATGCEGCPYRSQCLNLEVGRRYQITGIRENAQLLDCAIHDTGVRAVEVEPTTVPANISSRGAYAGSKASLEGPCPHTECPSHEYCMPEGAEFDTEYRIVSVEGEPPHDHCLLDRDLTLVELADD, encoded by the coding sequence ATGTCAACTGTCACGCTCATCGGTGACCGACTCGCGGAGGTCGGTCGGGAGTTCGTCTATCGCGGGGAGGCCACCGGCTGTGAGGGCTGTCCCTACCGTAGTCAGTGTCTCAACCTCGAAGTAGGTCGACGCTACCAGATTACCGGAATCCGGGAGAACGCCCAACTGCTCGACTGTGCCATCCACGATACCGGCGTCCGTGCGGTCGAAGTCGAACCGACGACCGTCCCCGCAAACATCTCCTCACGCGGAGCCTACGCAGGGAGTAAAGCCAGTCTCGAAGGACCGTGTCCTCACACCGAATGTCCGAGTCACGAGTACTGCATGCCCGAGGGCGCTGAGTTCGACACCGAGTACCGGATCGTCTCGGTCGAAGGTGAGCCACCGCACGACCACTGTCTGCTGGATCGGGATCTCACGCTTGTCGAGTTAGCCGACGACTAA
- a CDS encoding DUF5820 family protein, which yields MSLPELPSGWRVWNEEPEGRIILAYRPDVFDSDTFPAACLPTIYVTNGSPQRRPGAGSVTTNYWQVKLFLEPEVDVSTTQYDDRAAAIDGAVDTARRFAAGEVDYRDCYQVPRETYFEKLDELVGRTN from the coding sequence ATGAGTCTCCCGGAACTGCCGTCGGGTTGGCGCGTCTGGAACGAAGAACCCGAAGGGCGGATCATCCTCGCCTACCGCCCGGACGTGTTCGATTCCGATACCTTTCCTGCGGCCTGTTTGCCGACGATCTACGTCACCAACGGCTCGCCCCAGCGTCGACCCGGCGCTGGATCAGTTACCACCAACTACTGGCAGGTCAAACTGTTTCTCGAACCCGAGGTCGACGTGAGTACCACGCAGTACGACGACCGTGCGGCGGCCATCGATGGCGCGGTCGACACCGCCCGGCGGTTCGCCGCCGGCGAGGTCGACTACCGTGACTGTTATCAGGTGCCACGCGAGACCTACTTCGAGAAACTCGACGAACTGGTTGGCAGAACCAACTAA
- a CDS encoding PrkA family serine protein kinase, translated as MSNDRQTLESLSQHYQASVPEDLREAKTFDWYLDEVTDDPRIARNAHQRVADMFDHYGTTYDEDAGVVEYTMASEDPLHDGENVFYGREVHESIHEFVNKVKSGARGLGPEKRIKLLLGPVGSGKSHFDWLVRRYFENYTLQEEGRMYTFRWVNLCDVIRDQDPADDVVESPMHQDPLVLLPQEQRDMIIEGLNERLEAPYTIRNEQHLDPASEFYMDTLLAEYDDDLEAVFNNHIEVIRLVASENKRQSIETFEPKDKKNQDETELTGDVNYSKLAIYGESDPRAFDYAGAFCNANRGIFSGEELLKLQREFLYDFLHASQEQTIKPKNNPRIDIDQVIVGRTNMPEYREKKGDEKMEAFNDRTKRIDYPYVLEYEQEAEIYGKMLRNADVPNMNIEPHTLQMAGLFGVLTRIVEPNDESVSLVQKAKAYNGELNDDDTDVKKLREDGEAQADIAEGMDGVSARFIGDEIAEAIMDSTHRDRNYLSPLTTFRHFEENLENHGSIPEENFERYQRYLEMVREEYKNRAIEDVRHALAYDLDEIQRQGEKYMDHVMAYIDDATVADELTGREQEPDETFLRSVEEKLDIPADRKDDFRQEVSNWVSRRAREGISFNPQDNDRLRRALERKLWEDKKHNINFSALVSANELDDDERSAWVDALREQGYSEEGAREVLEFAGAEVAKSELEEDV; from the coding sequence ATGAGCAACGACAGACAAACCCTCGAAAGCCTCAGTCAGCACTACCAAGCATCGGTTCCAGAAGATCTGCGCGAAGCCAAAACCTTCGACTGGTATCTCGACGAGGTGACCGACGATCCGCGGATCGCCCGCAACGCCCACCAGCGCGTTGCCGATATGTTCGACCACTACGGCACCACCTACGACGAGGATGCCGGCGTCGTCGAGTACACGATGGCTTCCGAAGACCCGTTACACGACGGTGAGAACGTGTTCTACGGGCGGGAGGTCCACGAGTCGATTCACGAGTTCGTCAACAAGGTCAAATCCGGCGCACGGGGACTCGGCCCCGAGAAACGAATCAAACTCCTGTTGGGCCCTGTGGGCTCGGGCAAATCGCATTTCGACTGGCTCGTCCGGCGCTACTTCGAGAACTACACTCTCCAAGAAGAGGGCCGAATGTACACCTTCAGGTGGGTCAACCTCTGTGACGTCATCCGGGATCAGGACCCCGCCGACGATGTCGTCGAGTCGCCAATGCATCAGGACCCACTCGTCTTGCTGCCACAGGAGCAGCGGGATATGATCATTGAGGGGCTCAACGAACGGCTTGAGGCTCCGTATACCATCCGAAACGAACAGCATCTCGACCCCGCCAGCGAGTTCTACATGGATACCCTGCTCGCTGAGTACGACGACGACCTCGAGGCGGTGTTCAACAACCACATCGAGGTTATCCGACTCGTCGCCAGCGAGAACAAGCGACAGTCTATCGAGACCTTCGAGCCGAAAGACAAGAAAAATCAGGATGAAACCGAACTCACCGGCGACGTCAACTACTCCAAACTCGCGATCTACGGCGAATCGGACCCACGAGCGTTCGACTACGCCGGGGCGTTCTGTAACGCCAATCGTGGTATCTTCTCCGGCGAGGAGCTACTGAAGCTTCAGCGAGAGTTCCTCTATGACTTCCTGCACGCGAGCCAAGAGCAGACGATCAAACCCAAAAACAACCCTCGGATCGATATCGATCAGGTGATCGTCGGCCGGACGAATATGCCCGAATACCGCGAAAAGAAGGGCGACGAGAAGATGGAGGCGTTCAACGACCGGACCAAACGCATCGACTACCCCTACGTGCTCGAATACGAGCAGGAAGCCGAAATCTACGGGAAGATGCTCCGGAACGCCGACGTGCCCAACATGAACATCGAGCCACACACCCTCCAGATGGCGGGTCTGTTCGGCGTCCTGACACGAATCGTCGAGCCGAACGACGAATCGGTGTCGCTGGTTCAGAAGGCCAAAGCCTACAACGGCGAGCTGAACGACGACGATACCGATGTGAAAAAGCTCCGTGAGGATGGCGAGGCACAGGCCGATATCGCCGAGGGGATGGACGGCGTCTCGGCCCGGTTCATCGGCGACGAAATCGCCGAGGCGATCATGGATTCGACCCACCGCGACCGGAACTACCTGAGTCCGCTGACGACGTTCCGCCACTTCGAGGAGAACCTCGAAAACCACGGCTCCATCCCGGAAGAGAACTTCGAGCGCTACCAGCGCTACTTGGAGATGGTCCGCGAAGAGTACAAAAACCGGGCCATCGAGGACGTGCGGCACGCTCTGGCCTACGATCTCGATGAGATCCAGCGGCAGGGCGAGAAGTACATGGATCACGTGATGGCTTACATCGACGACGCCACCGTCGCCGACGAGCTGACCGGCCGCGAACAGGAGCCCGACGAGACGTTCCTCCGGTCGGTCGAGGAGAAACTCGACATTCCGGCCGACCGCAAGGACGATTTCCGTCAGGAAGTGTCGAACTGGGTTTCGCGTCGCGCACGTGAGGGGATCAGCTTCAACCCACAGGACAACGACCGGCTTCGCCGCGCCCTCGAACGCAAGCTCTGGGAGGACAAGAAACACAACATCAACTTCTCGGCGCTGGTCTCGGCGAACGAACTCGACGACGACGAGCGGAGCGCGTGGGTCGACGCCCTCCGCGAGCAGGGATACTCCGAGGAAGGCGCTCGTGAGGTCCTTGAGTTCGCTGGGGCGGAAGTCGCCAAAAGCGAGCTCGAAGAAGATGTCTGA
- a CDS encoding PrkA family serine protein kinase, protein MSDDYITKADRQLQRAYEGPMSLNEYVDAAFESPSIAAHASRYLLAAIESMDTRTVIEEGEERERYRFFDDPHNDGEHAVLGNTAVLNAFVDDLRTIAANRGKGEKIIWFDGPTATGKSELKRCLVNGLREYSKTPEGRRYTLEWNITGADNSGTGLSYGENVSDDDQWYESPVQVHPLTIFPKSVREDLLEQLNELDVDGPPIIIEGEMDPFSREAYDYLESQYRQAGNRKLFSSITDKAHLRVKNYVVDVGRGIGILHSEDDGTPKERLVGSWMPGMLRELDSRGRKNPQAFSYDGVLSQGNGLLTIVEDASQHADLLRKLLNVPDEGRVKLDKGIGMDIDTQLIMISNPDLDAELDQYADRNGRDPLKALKRRLDRHEFRYLTNRRLEAELIRRELTAEKSVWADLDDEEIESRVQAPLSVAIRDGRGETRDRELAPFAVGAAAMYSVISRLDGEELPADLSLIEKARLFEQGYLQDGDDRRDIDEFDITVDSDGIHGIPVTYTRDIIADLLHEETGRGHPDHPVEDVVMPEDVLNAMAEDLSSAPVFSRAEAAEYENRLPMVKDFILERQEDTVLKALLSGKSVSKETVAEYVEHVYAWEADNQIDTERGRVDPDPLLMKVFETEHLGRFDDSDYTGNTPSEAVTAFRREKVITALNRYAWEHRDEGFSIDNVDLTSIPVIRAVLETYDWGDVKRIYPEFDPRQWEDPPAGTVTERLKDETVDTLCEGQYSPASAELTTRAVMAEVRHKWD, encoded by the coding sequence ATGTCTGACGACTACATCACCAAGGCAGACCGCCAGCTTCAGCGGGCCTACGAGGGACCGATGAGCCTCAACGAATACGTCGACGCAGCCTTCGAGTCGCCCTCAATCGCGGCCCACGCGAGCCGATATCTGCTGGCGGCTATCGAATCGATGGACACCCGAACGGTGATCGAAGAGGGCGAAGAGCGCGAGCGCTACCGCTTTTTCGACGATCCGCACAACGACGGGGAACACGCGGTCCTCGGCAACACCGCGGTTCTCAACGCATTCGTCGACGATCTCCGAACAATTGCGGCAAACCGCGGCAAGGGCGAGAAGATCATCTGGTTCGATGGACCGACTGCGACCGGGAAATCCGAACTCAAGCGGTGTCTCGTCAACGGGCTCCGGGAGTATTCGAAAACCCCGGAGGGTCGACGCTATACCCTCGAATGGAATATCACGGGCGCTGACAACAGCGGTACTGGGTTGAGCTACGGCGAGAACGTCTCCGACGACGACCAGTGGTACGAGAGCCCGGTGCAGGTCCATCCGTTGACGATCTTCCCAAAGAGTGTCCGCGAAGACCTGCTCGAACAGCTCAACGAACTCGATGTCGACGGCCCGCCCATCATCATCGAGGGCGAAATGGACCCCTTCAGCCGGGAAGCCTACGACTACCTCGAATCCCAGTACCGGCAGGCAGGCAACCGGAAGCTGTTTTCCTCGATCACCGACAAGGCTCATCTTCGGGTAAAAAACTACGTCGTCGACGTGGGGCGGGGGATCGGTATTCTCCACTCCGAGGACGACGGCACGCCGAAAGAACGGCTCGTCGGCTCGTGGATGCCGGGGATGTTGCGAGAACTCGATTCCCGTGGCCGAAAAAACCCCCAAGCGTTCAGCTACGACGGCGTGCTCTCGCAGGGTAACGGCCTCCTAACTATAGTCGAGGACGCCAGCCAGCACGCCGATCTGCTGCGAAAACTGCTGAACGTCCCCGATGAGGGACGCGTGAAACTGGACAAGGGGATCGGGATGGATATTGATACCCAACTGATTATGATCTCGAATCCGGACCTCGATGCCGAACTCGACCAGTACGCAGACCGGAATGGGCGGGACCCACTGAAGGCGCTCAAACGTCGACTCGACCGCCACGAGTTCCGATATCTGACCAACCGCCGACTGGAGGCTGAACTCATTAGGCGGGAACTAACGGCCGAAAAGAGCGTGTGGGCGGATCTCGACGACGAGGAGATCGAAAGTCGGGTTCAGGCACCGCTATCGGTGGCGATCCGTGACGGTCGCGGCGAGACACGCGACCGCGAACTGGCACCGTTTGCAGTCGGGGCGGCGGCGATGTACAGCGTCATCAGTCGACTCGATGGCGAGGAGCTTCCGGCCGACCTCTCGCTTATCGAGAAGGCCCGACTGTTCGAGCAGGGATATCTGCAGGATGGCGACGACCGACGGGATATCGACGAGTTCGATATCACGGTCGACTCCGACGGCATTCACGGCATTCCAGTCACCTATACGCGGGATATCATCGCGGATCTGCTCCACGAAGAAACCGGTCGCGGTCATCCCGACCATCCCGTCGAGGACGTGGTGATGCCCGAAGACGTGCTGAACGCGATGGCCGAGGATCTCTCGTCGGCTCCGGTGTTCTCGCGGGCCGAGGCCGCGGAGTACGAAAACAGACTCCCAATGGTGAAAGACTTCATTCTCGAACGGCAGGAAGACACGGTGTTGAAGGCACTGTTGTCGGGCAAAAGCGTCTCGAAGGAGACGGTCGCCGAGTACGTCGAACACGTCTACGCGTGGGAGGCCGACAACCAGATCGACACCGAACGCGGCCGCGTCGACCCCGATCCGCTTTTGATGAAGGTCTTCGAGACCGAACATCTCGGGCGGTTCGATGACAGCGATTACACCGGCAACACGCCCTCCGAGGCGGTCACCGCGTTCCGCCGTGAGAAGGTCATCACCGCGCTGAATCGGTACGCGTGGGAACACCGCGACGAGGGGTTTTCGATTGACAACGTCGACTTGACCTCGATTCCGGTGATTCGAGCCGTCCTCGAGACCTACGACTGGGGCGATGTCAAGCGGATCTATCCGGAGTTCGACCCCAGACAGTGGGAGGATCCACCGGCAGGGACCGTGACCGAACGACTGAAAGACGAAACAGTCGACACGCTGTGTGAGGGCCAGTACTCCCCGGCGTCGGCCGAACTGACAACCCGTGCGGTAATGGCTGAGGTGAGACACAAATGGGACTGA